The following DNA comes from Meiothermus sp. CFH 77666.
ATACTGCAACCAACACTTAAGGGAGGTTTTATGCGCGCGCTGGGATGGGCGGTGTTGTTCGGACTGGCCTGGGCGCAACCCCAAGAGTACCCCTTCCCCAATCGTTTTCTAAAGACTGATCGGGCGCTCACCTTCTGCCTGGACAAACAAAACCCCTTATGGCCGCTGGAGGAGCGGGTAGCACAGGAGCTGGCCCGCACCCTGGGGCGCCCGGCCAGGTTTTATATCCACCGCGAGGCCCAGACCAACCTTTCCGCCCCACCCATCCCCGTGACCCGGCGGGAGTTCCAGGTGCTCCTGGCTCGCTACTGCGACGTTTACATGGGCCTCCTGGGCAGCACCACCGCAGCCTTCGACTACCCCGCCGACGAGCAGATGCTGGCCACCAGGCCCTACTACAGGTCGCGCTACGTCTTGGTAAGCCGCCAGGCCGATGGTCTGAACCAGGTGCCCAAGAACGAACCCATCGGAATCGTGGGCCGCAGCCTGCCCTATAATCTGATTCTGCGCCAGTTCCCGGGGCGTTATAATCTGGCGCCCGTCATCAACTCCGCAGTACTGGCCCGCAAACTCCTCTCGGGTGAGTTCAAGCACGGGGTCATCTTTGCTCCGGCCCTTTACGCCCTGGAAAGGAACCCGGCTCAGAAAGGCCTCAAAGTGGGCAGCCTCGAGGGGCTGCCTAACACAGACTGGTATGTCATTGCGGCGGTGGCCCGCGACCGCGTAACCCTGCGCGACCAGCTCGACCGGGCCATAGAGCGTTTGCTGAAGAGCGGTCGTATGGCCCGGCTCATACA
Coding sequences within:
- a CDS encoding transporter substrate-binding domain-containing protein — translated: MRALGWAVLFGLAWAQPQEYPFPNRFLKTDRALTFCLDKQNPLWPLEERVAQELARTLGRPARFYIHREAQTNLSAPPIPVTRREFQVLLARYCDVYMGLLGSTTAAFDYPADEQMLATRPYYRSRYVLVSRQADGLNQVPKNEPIGIVGRSLPYNLILRQFPGRYNLAPVINSAVLARKLLSGEFKHGVIFAPALYALERNPAQKGLKVGSLEGLPNTDWYVIAAVARDRVTLRDQLDRAIERLLKSGRMARLIQQENLPTAFFTPTAPNEQRPQSESDRDGR